Proteins found in one Vicia villosa cultivar HV-30 ecotype Madison, WI unplaced genomic scaffold, Vvil1.0 ctg.001667F_1_1, whole genome shotgun sequence genomic segment:
- the LOC131636213 gene encoding uncharacterized protein LOC131636213: MKGFKYKDICYLWKANTPNYTSNYSMIREEIKFECQESDESDVSDEESYVGELTISELAAGFTETCLMNDKLSAKAREYRSINRFLLEERLPRTPIFLQTANNPVGPSCYLLRLNCSDSSHKRDTNSSSKSFRMFQQSCYVSPKKVSPIYDSVTPDESSNPNRVLNVVPLRMISSDDVKATKPRTAQERRPKEGIQNKGAKPSSSNTREELTKEGTRYVQNSLAKIVKRILEDNHQVLEISVPLQTIFLDHLKITSEAKVAHTSDHDPVEGEINKDGQGGAENTNVTQDDNDIEASEDNEHNRNNAETTTNVVDLDEYSDNKLLASLNPSVANKIMTRRKGKAVVPKKRKEREIVESESDVEVDVPDIPSRKKPTTSKIAASIPEVPIDNVSFHYASSASRWKYMLQKRLAGERELAPNAPENKEIFELIQEAGLLKTIYNLPKCYERLVKEFTVNLSEDFGNNKSVDFRKVFVRGKWVSFSPSVINNLLERTDEARPELEVTDNKVCQVITAKQVKSWPLKEKLTVSKLSIKYAMLHKIGATNWVPTYHKSTISTILGRFLYAVGTKAKFDYGTYIFDQTMKHAGSFNVKGPISFPSLLCGIILNQYPNILNEHDIVCKRESPLAFHYKLF, encoded by the exons atgaagggatttaAGTATAAAGATATTTGCTACCTATGGAAGGCTAACACTCCAAACTATACCTCTAACTACTCCATGATCAGAGAGGAAATAAAATTTGAATGTCAAGAGTCTGATGAATCTGATGTATCTGATGAAGAATCATATGTTGGAGAGCTCACCATTAGTGAACTAGCTGCTGGCTTTACTGAGACATGTCTAATGAATGATAAACTGAGTGCAAAAGCACGTGAGTACAGGAGTATCAATAGATTCCTGCTAGAAGAAAGA CTCCCTCGCACTCCTATTTTTCTACAAACGGCAAACAACCCTGTTGGTCCTTCTTGCTATTTATTAAGGTTGAATTGTTCCGATTCTTCTCACAAGCGTGACACAAATTCTAGTTCGAAGAGTTTCAGAATGTTTCAGCAATCGTGTTATGTATCTCCAAAGAAAGTCTCTCCCATATATGACTCGGTAACACCGGATGAGTCCTCTAACCCTAATAGGGTTCTGAATGTTGTTCCTTTAAGGATGATTAGCAGTGATGATGTAAAGGCCACAAAGCCTAGGACGGCACAGGAAAGACGTCCTAAGGAGGGTATTCAAAACAAGGGCGCCAAACCCTCTTCATCTAATACCAGAgaggaacttactaaagaaggaACCAGATATGTCCAAAACTCTCTTGCTAAAATAGTTAAACGCATTTTGGAGGATAATCATCAGGTGTTAGAGATATCTGTCCCACTTCAAACCATATTTCTTGATCATCTCAAAATCACCAGTGAGGCTAAAGTTGCTCACACTTCCGATCATGACCCAGTTGAAGGGGAGATCAATAAGGATGGACAAGGAGGTGCTGAGAATACCAATGTCACTCAGGATGACAATGACATTGAAGCTTCTGAAGACAATGAGCATAACAGGAACAACGCCGAAACAACTACAAATGTGGTGGACTTAGATGAGTATTCTGACAACAAATTGCTTGCCTCGTTGAATCCAAGTGTAGCCAACAAGATAATGACTAGAAGAAAAGGCAAAGCT GTTGttccaaagaaaagaaaggagagGGAGATTgttgaatctgagtctgatgttgaAGTGGATGTCCCTGACATTCCATCAAGGAAGAAGCCTACAACCAGCAAGATAGCTGCAAGTATTCCTGAAGTCCCTATTGATAATGTGTCATTCCACTATGCCTCTAGCGCCAGTAGGTGGAAATATATGCTCCAAAAGAGACTAGCGGGTGAAAGGGAATTGGCTCCAAATGCTCCTGAAAATAAGGAAATCTTCGAGCTAATTCAAGAAGCTGGACTGTTGAAGACTATTTACAACCTTCCCAAATGCTACGAGAGGTTAGTCAAAGAATTTACGGTGAACCTATCTGAAGATTTTGGAAACAACAAGAGTGTGGACTTCAGAAAGGTGTTTGTGAGAGGTAAGTGGGTATCATTCTCTCCTTCTGTGATTAATAACTTATTGGAAAGAACAGATGAAGCTCGACCTGAGCTTGAAGTGACAGACAACAAGGTTTGTCAAGTGATCACAGCCAAGCAAGTAAAAAGTTGGCCTCTAAAAGAAAAACTAACTGTAAGTAAGCTGAGCATCAAATATGCAATGCTTCACAAGATAGGAGCAACTAATTGGGTGCCAACGTATCACAAATCCACTATCTCAACTATTCTTGGCAGATTTCTGTATGCTGTAGGGACAAAGGCAAAATTTGACTACGGAACATATATCTTTGACCAAACTATGAAGCATGCTGGAAGCTTCAATGTTAAGGGTCCGATTTCCTTTCCATCCCTCCTGTGTGGCATAATTCTGAATCAGTATCCCAACATTCTCAATGAACATGATATAGTCTGCAAAAGAGAAAGCCCATTGGCTTTCCACTATAAACTGTTTTAG